One Oryza brachyantha chromosome 3, ObraRS2, whole genome shotgun sequence DNA segment encodes these proteins:
- the LOC102722659 gene encoding MADS-box transcription factor 34 yields MGRGKVVLQRIENKISRQVTFAKRRNGLLKKAYELSILCDAEVALVLFSHAGRLYQFSSSSNMLKTLERYQRYIYASQDASAPASDEMQNNYQEYVNLKAQVEVLQHSQRNLLGEDLAPLNTDELDQLEGQVVRTLKQIRSRKTQVLVDELCDLKRKEQMLQDANSVLKRKLDEIDVETPSPQPTWNGNCTGNSGGGGGGVFSSEPPQPEHFFQALGFHAVDVNQPPAPPPGGYPPEWMA; encoded by the exons ATGGGGAGAGGCAAGGTGGTGCTGCAGCGGATCGAGAACAAGATCAGCCGGCAGGTGACGTTCGCCAAGCGGCGGAACGGCCTGCTCAAGAAGGCGTACGAGCTGTCCATCCTCTGCGACGCCGAGGTCGCGCTCGTCCTCTTCTCCCACGCCGGCCGCCTCTACCAGTTCTCCTCCTCATCCAA CATGCTTAAGACCCTTGAGAGATACCAGAGGTACATTTACGCTTCCCAAGATGCTAGTGCACCAGCTAGCGATGAGATGCAG AACAATTATCAGGAATATGTGAACTTAAAGGCACAAGTTGAGGTTCTGCAACACTCACAAAG GAATCTTCTAGGTGAGGATTTGGCTCCACTGAACACAGATGAACTTGATCAGCTTGAGGGTCAGGTAGTCAGAACATTGAAGCAAATCAGATCGAGAAAG ACTCAGGTACTAGTTGATGAACTCTGCGACCTAAAGAGAAAG GAACAAATGCTACAAGATGCAAACAGCGTCCTGAAAAGGAAG CTGGACGAGATCGACGTCGAGACACCTTCCCCACAGCCTACGTGGAACGGCAACTGTACTGGCAatagcggtggcggcggcggcggagtgtTTTCCAGTGAGCCTCCGCAGCCAGAGCACTTCTTCCAGGCCCTGGG GTTTCATGCCGTGGATGTGAaccagccgccggcgccgccgccgggcggcTATCCTCCCGAGTGGATGGCCTAG